The Microbacterium maritypicum genome contains a region encoding:
- a CDS encoding MIP/aquaporin family protein, which translates to MADVNLGLYFLSELVGTAMLILLGCGVVANVALAKNKGFGGGFLMVNWGWGLAVFAGVLVSAYSGAILNPAVGIGLLLAGKISFVMFLTATAAELVGAILGAIVVWLAYKQHFDEEPEAANKLGVFSTGPAIRSYGWNLVTEIIGTFVLVFVIFAFADYGDIEVGTPGGLGPLTALPVALLVVAIGASLGGPTGYAINPARDLGPRIAHAILPIKGKGSSDWSYSWVPVVGPFIGGALAAAAAPVLLHLA; encoded by the coding sequence ATGGCTGATGTGAATCTCGGTCTCTACTTCCTCTCCGAGTTGGTCGGCACAGCGATGCTGATCCTGCTCGGATGTGGTGTCGTCGCCAACGTCGCCCTCGCCAAGAACAAGGGTTTCGGCGGCGGCTTCCTGATGGTCAACTGGGGATGGGGCCTCGCGGTCTTCGCCGGTGTGCTCGTCTCCGCGTACTCCGGTGCGATCCTCAACCCGGCCGTCGGTATCGGCCTTCTGCTGGCTGGCAAGATCAGCTTCGTCATGTTCCTCACAGCCACGGCCGCGGAGCTCGTCGGAGCGATCCTCGGTGCGATCGTCGTATGGCTCGCGTACAAGCAGCACTTCGATGAGGAGCCGGAGGCGGCCAACAAGCTCGGCGTCTTCTCCACCGGCCCCGCGATCCGTTCCTACGGCTGGAACCTCGTCACCGAGATCATCGGCACCTTCGTGCTCGTTTTCGTGATCTTCGCGTTCGCCGACTACGGCGACATCGAGGTCGGCACGCCCGGAGGCCTCGGACCGCTCACCGCGCTTCCCGTCGCGCTCCTCGTGGTCGCGATCGGCGCCTCCCTCGGTGGTCCGACCGGCTACGCGATCAACCCCGCTCGTGACCTCGGTCCGCGCATCGCTCACGCGATCCTCCCGATCAAGGGCAAGGGCTCCAGCGACTGGTCCTACTCGTGGGTGCCGGTGGTCGGTCCGTTCATCGGTGGTGCACTCGCCGCCGCCGCAGCGCCCGTCCTGCTGCACCTCGCCTGA
- a CDS encoding glycerol-3-phosphate dehydrogenase/oxidase, which translates to MIDSTHSSAERAEIRAVRESGRTSVLVIGGGINGISTFRDLALQGVDVVLVERGDFASGASAASSHMIHGGIRYLENGEFRLVRESVEERNGLLKIAPHYVKPLQTTIPIYSTFSGILSAPLRFLTHKSGKPQERGAFLIKVGLTIYDTFSRDGGMVPRHRFLGRKKSLAELPSLDPKIKYTATYYDASMHDPERLALDVLQDGRTAHPGAHALNYVEAIARDGDKVVLRDRESGTEFTVQADVVVNASGPWTDLTNDALGTDTRFMGGTKGSHIVLDHPELLEATQGREIFFEHSDGRIVLIYPLKGRVLVGTTDIDADPREVPVCTEEEVDYFFDLIHHVFPTIPVARDQIVYKFSGIRPLPRHEDTAPGFVSRDYRIEVDDKGAVPLVSLVGGKWTTFRALGESLSDVVLGLIERTRTVSTAGRAIGGGREFPRTEKAKRIWIQENLPGAGARADQLLARYGTRAAQVWEYVEQGTDAPLAGGDLSTRELEWMVQNEMVARLEDVVLRRTSIAFTGGANAEVLDEIADALAPMLGWDRSRHDAELDQTRQLLNERHGLDIPSRTRG; encoded by the coding sequence ATGATCGATTCGACACACTCGTCAGCGGAGCGCGCAGAGATCCGCGCCGTCCGTGAATCCGGACGCACCAGCGTCCTCGTCATCGGTGGTGGGATCAACGGCATCTCCACCTTCCGCGACCTGGCACTCCAGGGCGTCGATGTCGTGCTGGTCGAGCGGGGGGACTTCGCCTCCGGGGCATCCGCCGCGTCGAGCCACATGATCCACGGTGGCATCCGCTACCTCGAGAACGGTGAGTTCCGCCTGGTGCGCGAGTCGGTCGAGGAGCGCAACGGGCTTCTCAAGATCGCCCCGCATTACGTCAAGCCGCTGCAGACGACGATCCCGATCTACTCGACCTTCTCGGGCATCCTCTCCGCTCCCCTGCGGTTCCTGACGCACAAGAGCGGCAAGCCCCAGGAGCGCGGCGCCTTCCTCATCAAGGTGGGCCTGACCATCTACGACACGTTCTCGCGTGACGGCGGGATGGTTCCCCGGCATCGCTTCCTCGGCCGTAAGAAGTCTCTCGCCGAGCTGCCGTCGCTCGACCCGAAGATCAAGTACACGGCGACCTACTACGACGCCTCGATGCACGACCCGGAGCGGCTCGCCCTCGACGTCCTGCAGGACGGGCGCACGGCGCACCCCGGAGCGCATGCCCTCAACTACGTCGAGGCCATCGCCCGTGACGGCGACAAGGTCGTGCTCCGCGACCGCGAGAGCGGCACGGAGTTCACCGTGCAGGCCGACGTGGTCGTGAACGCCTCCGGTCCCTGGACCGACCTGACCAACGATGCGCTGGGCACCGACACCCGCTTCATGGGCGGCACCAAGGGGTCGCACATCGTCCTCGATCACCCCGAGCTGCTCGAGGCGACGCAGGGACGCGAGATCTTCTTCGAGCACTCCGACGGGCGCATCGTGCTCATCTACCCGCTCAAGGGGCGCGTCCTGGTCGGCACCACCGACATCGACGCCGACCCTCGCGAGGTCCCCGTGTGCACCGAGGAGGAGGTCGACTACTTCTTCGACCTGATCCATCACGTGTTCCCGACGATTCCCGTGGCGCGTGACCAGATCGTCTACAAGTTCTCCGGCATCCGCCCGCTCCCGCGCCACGAGGACACCGCTCCCGGCTTCGTCTCGCGTGACTACCGCATCGAGGTCGACGACAAGGGGGCTGTCCCTCTCGTCAGCCTGGTCGGCGGCAAGTGGACGACCTTCCGCGCCCTCGGTGAGTCGCTGTCCGACGTCGTGCTCGGCCTCATCGAGCGCACCAGGACCGTCTCCACCGCCGGACGGGCCATCGGCGGCGGTCGCGAATTCCCGCGCACCGAGAAGGCCAAGCGCATCTGGATCCAGGAGAACCTGCCCGGAGCCGGGGCTCGCGCCGATCAGCTTCTCGCCCGCTACGGTACCCGCGCCGCTCAGGTCTGGGAGTATGTCGAGCAGGGCACGGACGCACCGCTCGCCGGCGGCGACCTCTCCACGCGCGAGCTCGAGTGGATGGTGCAGAACGAGATGGTGGCACGCCTGGAAGACGTCGTGCTCCGTCGCACCAGCATCGCCTTCACCGGCGGCGCGAACGCAGAGGTCCTCGACGAGATCGCCGACGCCCTCGCGCCGATGCTCGGTTGGGATCGCTCGCGCCACGACGCCGAGCTCGATCAGACGCGCCAGCTGCTGAACGAACGACACGGACTCGATATCCCGTCCCGCACCCGCGGCTGA
- a CDS encoding sugar-binding transcriptional regulator, protein MVGASAESRDSKLIAALTAAQLYYMQDKTMEVIAKELGTSRSSVSRLLSFARESGLVDIRINSPLERLGMLEHRIRDRHRVAAHVVPMPEILSEVERLERVALTAGRLLSQFVDSNMVIGVAWGSTISAVSRGLTQKETHNTTFVQLNGAGNTQTTGVEYSSDILQRFGSAFGAQVQQFPVPAFFDDPATREAMWRERSTRRVLDLQAKMDVAVFSLGSPAAEVPSRVYVGGYLGRDDYRSLREDHAIGDVATVFFRSDGSWRDIRVNARATGPGLDRLRRVPRRVCVVSGIPKLVSLRAALAAGLITDVVLDEGLARRLVED, encoded by the coding sequence ATGGTCGGTGCAAGTGCGGAATCCCGCGACAGCAAGCTGATCGCGGCGCTCACCGCCGCGCAGCTCTACTACATGCAGGACAAGACGATGGAGGTCATCGCGAAGGAGCTCGGCACCTCGCGGTCCTCGGTCTCGCGTCTTCTGAGCTTCGCGCGGGAGAGCGGTCTGGTGGACATCCGGATCAATTCACCCCTGGAGCGTCTGGGCATGCTCGAGCACAGGATCCGCGATCGGCATCGCGTCGCCGCTCACGTCGTCCCGATGCCGGAGATCCTCAGCGAGGTCGAGCGGCTCGAGCGCGTCGCGCTGACAGCCGGACGGCTGCTGTCGCAGTTCGTCGACTCGAACATGGTCATCGGCGTCGCATGGGGATCGACCATCAGCGCCGTGAGTCGCGGGCTCACGCAGAAGGAGACCCACAACACCACCTTCGTGCAGCTCAACGGCGCCGGCAATACCCAGACGACGGGAGTCGAGTACTCCAGCGACATCCTGCAGCGGTTCGGCAGCGCCTTCGGCGCGCAGGTGCAGCAGTTCCCGGTTCCGGCATTCTTCGACGACCCCGCCACGCGTGAGGCGATGTGGCGGGAGCGGAGCACTCGCCGTGTTCTCGACCTGCAGGCGAAGATGGACGTCGCGGTGTTCAGCCTCGGCTCTCCCGCCGCCGAAGTACCGAGCCGGGTCTATGTCGGCGGATATCTCGGGCGCGACGACTACCGCAGCCTGCGGGAGGATCACGCGATCGGCGACGTCGCGACGGTGTTCTTCCGCTCCGACGGGTCGTGGCGGGACATCCGGGTCAACGCGAGGGCCACGGGGCCGGGTCTTGACCGTCTCCGCCGAGTTCCTCGTCGCGTGTGCGTCGTGTCCGGGATACCGAAGTTGGTCAGTCTTCGCGCGGCCCTGGCCGCGGGACTCATCACGGACGTGGTCCTGGATGAGGGTCTCGCCAGGCGCCTCGTCGAGGACTGA
- a CDS encoding glutamate--cysteine ligase: protein MKLEFASSARSTVGLEWEIMLADPATGDLVGRAPELLAALEAESADERHTVTGELLTNTIEVTSGIGDSVAHAVDDIANAITAVRAATDPAGVELLSAGSHPFAQWFDQQVTDKSRYHTLIERTQWWGRNMMIWGIHVHIGVEDQRKVFPIINALAGFLPHLQSLAASSPFWAGERTGYASNRALVFQQLPTAGLPWPLHDWSQYESYLDDMVRTGVMADATEVRWDIRPAPRWGTIEVRACDGLSTLPELASVAALVQVLVEDFSRQLDEGKTLPELPAWFHRENKWRAARYGLEARVIVDAAGTQRPVREHLAETLEALTPTAVELGCGREFGGIATILEGGASYARQLAVADAAGGELSAVVQHLIREFRSGPESSTEEP from the coding sequence GTGAAGCTCGAGTTCGCCTCCTCGGCCCGGTCCACCGTCGGCCTCGAATGGGAGATCATGCTCGCGGATCCCGCGACCGGTGATCTCGTCGGACGTGCGCCCGAACTGCTCGCAGCCCTCGAAGCCGAGAGCGCCGATGAGCGCCACACGGTCACGGGCGAACTGCTCACGAACACGATCGAGGTCACGAGCGGCATCGGCGACTCGGTCGCCCATGCGGTCGACGACATCGCGAACGCCATCACCGCGGTGCGTGCGGCGACCGACCCGGCAGGAGTCGAGCTGCTCTCGGCGGGAAGCCACCCGTTCGCGCAGTGGTTCGACCAGCAGGTCACCGACAAGTCGCGGTACCACACCCTGATAGAGCGCACCCAGTGGTGGGGGCGGAACATGATGATCTGGGGAATCCACGTCCACATCGGCGTCGAGGACCAGCGCAAGGTGTTCCCCATCATCAACGCTCTCGCCGGGTTCCTCCCCCATCTGCAATCGCTCGCCGCCTCGAGCCCGTTCTGGGCGGGTGAGCGCACCGGCTACGCCTCCAACCGCGCGCTGGTGTTCCAGCAGCTGCCGACCGCGGGACTCCCGTGGCCCCTGCACGACTGGTCGCAGTACGAGTCATACCTCGACGACATGGTGCGAACCGGCGTGATGGCGGATGCCACCGAGGTGCGCTGGGACATCCGCCCGGCACCTCGCTGGGGGACGATCGAGGTCCGCGCGTGTGACGGACTCTCCACGCTGCCGGAGCTCGCCTCGGTCGCGGCGCTCGTGCAGGTCCTCGTCGAGGACTTCTCACGCCAGCTCGACGAGGGCAAGACCCTTCCGGAGCTTCCCGCCTGGTTCCATCGCGAGAACAAGTGGCGCGCGGCGCGCTACGGACTGGAGGCGAGAGTGATCGTCGATGCGGCCGGCACCCAGCGACCTGTGCGCGAGCATCTCGCGGAGACACTCGAAGCCCTCACCCCGACCGCCGTCGAGCTCGGCTGCGGTCGGGAGTTCGGCGGCATCGCCACGATCCTCGAGGGCGGGGCGAGCTATGCGCGTCAGCTGGCGGTCGCGGATGCGGCTGGTGGCGAACTCTCGGCGGTGGTACAGCATCTGATCCGCGAGTTCCGCTCAGGACCCGAATCCTCCACCGAGGAGCCGTAG
- the rpsP gene encoding 30S ribosomal protein S16 — protein sequence MAVKIRLKRLGKIRAPYYRIVVADSKTKRDGRVIEEIGKYHPTEEPSFIEVDSERAQYWLSVGAQPTEQVAAILKITGDWGKFKGDKDAKSTLKVKEPKVPFEIDAAKKSVVKPKAEKKVEAPAEEAPAAAEADAAPAADAE from the coding sequence GTGGCTGTCAAGATTCGTCTCAAGCGCCTGGGCAAGATCCGTGCGCCGTACTACCGCATCGTCGTCGCCGACTCGAAGACCAAGCGCGATGGTCGCGTGATCGAGGAGATCGGCAAGTACCACCCCACCGAGGAGCCCTCGTTCATCGAGGTCGACTCCGAGCGTGCGCAGTACTGGCTCTCCGTCGGCGCGCAGCCGACCGAGCAGGTCGCCGCCATCCTCAAGATCACGGGCGACTGGGGCAAGTTCAAGGGCGACAAGGACGCCAAGTCCACGCTCAAGGTCAAGGAGCCCAAGGTTCCGTTCGAGATCGACGCCGCCAAGAAGTCCGTCGTGAAGCCCAAGGCCGAGAAGAAGGTGGAGGCCCCCGCTGAGGAGGCTCCCGCCGCTGCCGAGGCCGACGCGGCTCCCGCCGCCGACGCAGAGTAA
- a CDS encoding RNA-binding protein produces the protein MLAAALEHIVKGIVDHPEDVRINESTSPRGDLLEVRVHPDDRGRVIGRGGRTAKALRTLVSALADGRRVRVDVADD, from the coding sequence GTGCTCGCCGCCGCGCTCGAACACATCGTCAAGGGGATCGTCGATCACCCGGAGGATGTCCGTATCAACGAGTCCACATCGCCGCGAGGCGACCTCCTCGAGGTGCGTGTGCACCCCGATGACCGTGGACGCGTGATCGGGCGCGGCGGCCGCACCGCGAAGGCCCTTCGCACTCTCGTCAGCGCGCTCGCTGACGGGCGTCGGGTCCGTGTCGATGTCGCGGACGACTGA
- the rimM gene encoding ribosome maturation factor RimM (Essential for efficient processing of 16S rRNA) encodes MSRTTDVVAKDRNQGKNQLRVGRLVKAHGLKGGLKLELYTDNPEGRFVPGAGFTLQVPEASPWHGKEITVREYRVMNGNPVVFFDDVEDRDAADSLVRAILWIDQDVDEVEDDAWFDHQLVGLDVVRDDTVVGRVVRVEHFPAQDLLIVKAGENEVMVPFVSAIVPTVDVQAGRVIVTPPPGLFEELPDAADAEPQTPSDAEAAE; translated from the coding sequence ATGTCGCGGACGACTGACGTGGTGGCGAAGGACCGCAACCAGGGCAAGAACCAGCTGCGTGTCGGGCGCCTCGTCAAGGCGCACGGACTCAAAGGCGGGCTCAAGCTCGAGCTTTACACCGACAACCCCGAGGGACGATTCGTCCCCGGTGCCGGTTTCACGTTGCAGGTGCCAGAGGCATCTCCGTGGCACGGCAAGGAGATCACGGTGCGCGAGTACCGGGTCATGAACGGCAATCCCGTCGTCTTCTTCGACGACGTCGAGGATCGCGACGCCGCAGACAGCCTCGTCAGGGCGATCCTCTGGATCGACCAGGACGTCGATGAGGTCGAGGACGATGCGTGGTTCGACCACCAGCTCGTCGGCCTCGATGTCGTGCGCGACGACACCGTCGTCGGCCGGGTCGTACGCGTGGAGCACTTTCCCGCGCAGGACCTCCTCATCGTCAAGGCCGGGGAGAACGAGGTCATGGTGCCGTTCGTCTCCGCCATCGTCCCGACGGTCGATGTCCAGGCAGGGCGCGTCATCGTGACCCCGCCCCCCGGACTCTTCGAAGAGCTTCCTGATGCTGCGGACGCGGAGCCGCAGACGCCCTCGGACGCCGAAGCGGCCGAGTGA
- the trmD gene encoding tRNA (guanosine(37)-N1)-methyltransferase TrmD — MRIDVLSIFPSYFDGLTLSLLGKAQESGLIDLRVRDLRDWTSDRHRTVDDTPYGGGAGMVMKPEPWGLALDEIAGSSEGATTERPTIIFPSPAGEVFTQKTARALATREHLVFGCGRYEGIDERVFEYASDLGEVRLISLGDYVLNGGEVATMAMIEAIGRLIPGVVGNPESLVEESHEDGLLEYPSYTKPASWRERSVPDVLLSGNHGAIASWRRGQQIERTKRRRPDLLPGDETSPV; from the coding sequence GTGCGCATCGACGTCCTCTCCATCTTCCCGTCCTACTTCGACGGCCTGACGCTCTCCCTGCTCGGGAAGGCCCAGGAATCCGGCCTGATCGACCTCCGTGTCCGGGATCTTCGGGACTGGACCTCGGATCGGCACCGCACGGTCGACGACACCCCCTACGGCGGCGGCGCCGGCATGGTGATGAAGCCCGAGCCGTGGGGTCTCGCCCTCGATGAGATCGCCGGGTCGTCCGAGGGAGCGACCACCGAGCGACCCACCATCATCTTCCCGTCGCCCGCTGGTGAGGTGTTCACGCAGAAGACCGCGCGAGCGTTGGCGACCCGGGAGCACCTCGTCTTCGGCTGCGGCCGTTACGAGGGCATCGACGAGCGGGTGTTCGAGTACGCCTCGGACCTGGGAGAGGTGCGACTGATCAGCCTCGGCGACTACGTCCTCAACGGGGGAGAGGTCGCGACGATGGCGATGATCGAGGCCATCGGCCGGCTCATCCCCGGGGTCGTCGGCAACCCGGAGAGCCTGGTCGAAGAGTCGCACGAAGACGGTCTTCTGGAGTACCCCTCGTACACGAAGCCCGCATCGTGGCGAGAGCGTTCCGTGCCGGATGTGCTCCTGAGCGGGAACCATGGCGCGATCGCCTCCTGGCGCCGCGGGCAGCAGATCGAGCGCACGAAGCGGCGTCGTCCCGATCTCCTGCCCGGTGACGAGACGTCCCCTGTCTGA
- a CDS encoding histidine phosphatase family protein has product MIPQDRHVPERLLLARHGQTVWNVEHRLQGQLDSPLTDEGVAQSHAIADLLADRGVLTVCSSPLGRAMQTAIIIAERVGAQLIEVPELAELDHGELAGLTWDEIEAAYPTAREERAANRYGWAFPGGESYAQARARARKALSACGWASEGAPLLVSHEMIGRMLRAELRGLDASNALGLRHPHGVVFEIDGGSERML; this is encoded by the coding sequence ATGATTCCGCAGGATCGTCACGTGCCGGAGCGTCTGCTGCTCGCTCGGCACGGTCAGACGGTGTGGAACGTCGAACATCGCCTGCAGGGTCAGCTCGACTCGCCTCTCACCGACGAGGGCGTCGCACAGTCGCATGCCATCGCGGATCTCCTCGCGGACCGCGGGGTCCTCACCGTGTGCTCCAGCCCTCTCGGCAGGGCGATGCAGACCGCGATCATCATCGCCGAGCGGGTCGGAGCGCAGCTGATCGAAGTCCCCGAGCTCGCGGAGCTGGACCACGGGGAGCTGGCGGGCCTGACCTGGGACGAGATCGAGGCGGCGTACCCGACGGCGAGGGAAGAGCGGGCCGCGAATCGCTACGGCTGGGCGTTCCCCGGCGGGGAGAGCTATGCGCAGGCCAGGGCACGGGCGCGAAAGGCACTCAGCGCCTGCGGGTGGGCTTCGGAGGGTGCGCCGCTGCTGGTGAGCCACGAGATGATCGGACGGATGCTGCGGGCGGAACTGCGGGGCCTCGACGCATCGAACGCCCTCGGACTCCGGCATCCGCACGGCGTGGTCTTCGAGATCGACGGCGGCTCGGAGCGGATGCTCTGA